In Camelina sativa cultivar DH55 chromosome 16, Cs, whole genome shotgun sequence, a single window of DNA contains:
- the LOC104751712 gene encoding uncharacterized protein LOC104751712, with protein sequence MVSRQEGTLYSRKRDFTTIYEEDLQNSFKKSKQEDQSQSTLFNERPNSESMRSITFDFELHLHTPLPSDWQAKGNSRTSEDHRTFPKDPVIVGRPKMSLDLELNLSPSGSPSRTTTKKEESSNHNETVTPKVKSLTNPSMIMSNITGAGLSRSPSWLAFEGGDDDDVDHKEQEMVTTVCMKCHMLVMLCTSTPVCPNCKFMHPHDHSSTKLFKPPSNLLRLLC encoded by the exons ATGGTTTCTCGACAAGAAGGAACCCTCTATTCTAGAAAGAGGGATTTCACAACAATCTATGAAGAAGATTTGCAAAATTCTTTCAAGAAGAGCAAGCAAGAAGATCAATCACAGAGCACTCTGTTCAATGAAAGACCAAACTCAGAGAGTATGAGATCAATCACCTTTGATTTCGAACTTCATCTCCACACTCCTCTACCTTCAGATTGGCAAGCTAAG GGAAATTCAAGAACATCTGAAGATCATAGGACATTTCCTAAAGATCCGGTGATTGTTGGACGACCTAAGATGAGCCTAGACCTTGAGTTGAACCTTTCACCTTCGGGTTCACCTTCACGAACCACAACGAAGAAAGAGGAATCCTCAAACCACAATGAAACAGTGACACCAAAGGTTAAAAGTCTTACAAACCCAAGTATGATCATGAGCAATATAACTGGGGCAGGATTAAGCCGATCTCCATCCTGGCTTGCGTTTGAAGGTGGtgacgatgatgatgttgatcaCAAGGAGCAAGAGATGGTAACAACAGTTTGCATGAAATGTCACATGTTGGTTATGCTGTGCACATCAACTCCAGTTTGTCCCAACTGCAAGTTCATGCACCCACACGATCACAGCTCAACAAAGCTGTTTAAACCACCATCAAATTTGCTTAGGCTCCTATGCTAG
- the LOC104751714 gene encoding uncharacterized protein LOC104751714, producing MTSKDEFSRDRVAIRCVRATMLLYSLASSPKIDTAGEQEEEGETRREEIEELKRKLTIEKKKTNRIKLCGLMELLLHVLLVLLLSTFFLVFFFLRST from the exons ATGACAAGCAAAGACGAGTTTTCTCGAGATCGAGTTGCGATTCGCTGCGTCAGAGCTACGATGCTCCTCTATTCACTCGCATCGTCTCCCAAAATCGATACCGCCGGCGAG CAGGAGGAGGAAGGAGAGACGCGCAGAGAAGAGATAGAGGAGCTGAAGAGAAAGCTTAccattgagaagaagaagacgaatcgGATTAAGCTTTGCGGTTTGATGGAGCTGCTTCTTCACGTCCTCCTGGTACTCTTGCTTTCCACTttctt